Proteins encoded together in one Synechococcus sp. BL107 window:
- a CDS encoding riboflavin synthase, producing MFTGLVQSVGTIQRRSGAVVVVGCAPFAPLFLGDSVAVDGVCLTVAELVADGFRADVSEETLSRTTLGRKSDQGGLVNLEPALRLSDRLGGHLVSGHVDAPGEVIRLEALPQSWLLEMRWLEPRFGRYVCEKASIAVDGISLTVADCCPEGVTFSLAVIPHTWQETTLRALAVGDRVNLEVDQLARYAERLLLDSPKDAYSKPVADLSVDWLASNGWS from the coding sequence ATGTTTACAGGCCTTGTGCAGTCGGTCGGAACCATTCAGCGTCGTTCAGGGGCAGTGGTGGTTGTGGGTTGTGCACCATTCGCGCCTCTTTTTTTGGGCGACAGTGTTGCGGTAGATGGGGTCTGCCTCACGGTCGCTGAGCTGGTGGCCGATGGCTTTCGTGCTGATGTCAGTGAAGAGACACTGAGCCGAACCACCCTTGGCAGAAAGTCAGACCAAGGTGGATTGGTCAATTTGGAGCCTGCACTTCGTCTAAGTGATCGCCTTGGCGGCCACTTGGTGAGTGGTCATGTTGATGCGCCAGGTGAGGTGATTCGCCTGGAGGCTTTGCCCCAGTCTTGGCTCCTAGAAATGCGTTGGTTGGAGCCGCGATTTGGTCGTTATGTTTGCGAAAAAGCGAGCATCGCCGTGGACGGCATCAGTCTCACCGTCGCGGACTGCTGCCCAGAAGGGGTGACGTTTTCATTGGCGGTGATTCCGCACACATGGCAAGAAACCACCCTGCGGGCATTGGCAGTGGGTGATCGTGTCAACCTCGAAGTGGATCAACTAGCGCGTTATGCCGAGCGATTGTTGCTTGATTCTCCGAAGGACGCTTACTCCAAACCCGTTGCTGACTTATCAGTGGATTGGTTGGCTTCGAATGGCTGGTCTTGA
- a CDS encoding AbrB-like transcriptional regulator, with product MLVGKELLDKARSLSNRSEDDIARGCGYVGPSGRLLKKSFYRALVEAKAKAQGWQLPKSSTSSSTGTRGRQAEFRTRVHGNGNLLIGHAYTRQLGLVPGQEFRIELQKESGVIVLVQIDQDQPFEANQSTDKSATGLE from the coding sequence ATGCTGGTCGGCAAAGAGCTGCTTGACAAAGCCAGATCGCTCAGCAATCGGTCAGAAGACGATATTGCCCGCGGCTGTGGATATGTCGGACCCAGCGGGCGACTGCTCAAAAAGAGTTTTTATCGGGCTCTTGTCGAAGCCAAAGCCAAAGCGCAGGGCTGGCAGTTGCCCAAGAGCAGTACGTCATCGTCGACAGGAACACGGGGACGCCAAGCGGAGTTTCGAACCCGGGTCCACGGCAATGGAAATTTGCTCATTGGTCATGCCTACACGCGTCAACTCGGCCTAGTTCCTGGTCAAGAGTTTCGGATCGAGCTGCAAAAAGAGTCTGGAGTCATCGTCTTGGTGCAAATCGATCAAGACCAGCCATTCGAAGCCAACCAATCCACTGATAAGTCAGCAACGGGTTTGGAGTAA
- the ctaD gene encoding cytochrome c oxidase subunit I yields MTATLPPNSTAPAPRLQPTGWLRYLSFSVDHKVIGLQYLVCGFVFYLIGGALAGAIRTELASPVADFMARDVYNQVLTLHGTVMIFLWIVPVVNGAFGNYLIPFYVGARDMAFPRLNAVAFWLIPPAGLMLVASYFITGAAQSGWTAYPPLSITTPATGQIIWIISVLLLGGSSIFGGINFIATILKLRRPGLKLMQLPMYCWAMLGTSILVVASTPVLAGTLVLLSFDIVAHTGFFNPTLGGNVVVYQHLFWFYSHPAVYIMVLPAFGLVSEILPIHARKPLFGYVTMVYSIMAIVVLGLIVWAHHMFTSGTPPWMRLFFTIATAFIAVPTGIKFFNWLATLWGGKISLNSAILFSCGFIVNFVLGGITGVALAQVPFDIHVHDTYFVVAHFHYIVFGGSVFVIFASIYHWYPKFTGRMLNEDLGRFHCALTFIGFNFCFGPQHWLGLNGMPRRVAEYDPQFTLINQISSVGALLMAISTLPFLWNVIHSAFYGKVAGDNPWNALTPEWLTSSPPPVENWVGEAPLVTEPYAYGVPIDEIDLSATSGRDLWSSGK; encoded by the coding sequence ATGACTGCCACACTTCCTCCCAACAGCACAGCCCCAGCCCCAAGACTTCAGCCCACAGGCTGGTTGCGGTACTTGAGTTTCAGCGTTGATCACAAGGTGATCGGACTGCAATATCTCGTCTGCGGATTTGTTTTTTACCTGATCGGTGGTGCTCTCGCTGGAGCGATCCGCACAGAACTGGCCAGCCCCGTGGCCGACTTCATGGCTCGGGACGTCTACAACCAAGTGCTCACCTTGCATGGCACGGTGATGATTTTTCTTTGGATCGTGCCTGTGGTGAACGGCGCCTTTGGAAATTATTTGATCCCGTTTTATGTCGGTGCACGCGACATGGCTTTTCCACGGCTAAATGCCGTTGCTTTTTGGTTGATTCCACCCGCTGGCTTGATGCTGGTGGCCAGTTATTTCATCACTGGAGCAGCCCAATCAGGATGGACCGCTTATCCGCCTCTCAGCATTACAACACCAGCAACTGGTCAAATCATTTGGATTATCAGTGTTCTTTTGCTTGGTGGCAGTTCCATTTTCGGTGGCATTAACTTCATCGCGACAATTTTGAAGTTGCGTCGTCCAGGACTCAAGCTGATGCAGCTGCCGATGTACTGCTGGGCCATGCTTGGCACCAGCATCCTGGTTGTCGCATCGACCCCTGTTCTTGCAGGAACGCTGGTTCTTTTAAGTTTCGATATCGTTGCCCATACTGGCTTTTTCAATCCAACACTTGGCGGAAATGTTGTTGTTTATCAACACCTTTTTTGGTTCTATTCTCACCCAGCCGTTTACATCATGGTTCTTCCAGCCTTTGGGTTGGTAAGTGAAATCCTTCCGATTCATGCCCGAAAGCCACTCTTTGGTTATGTGACCATGGTGTACTCGATCATGGCGATCGTTGTTCTGGGTTTGATTGTTTGGGCACACCACATGTTTACCAGTGGAACCCCACCTTGGATGCGCTTGTTTTTTACTATTGCCACCGCATTCATCGCTGTTCCCACGGGAATCAAGTTTTTCAATTGGCTCGCCACATTATGGGGAGGGAAAATAAGCTTGAACAGCGCTATTCTCTTCTCCTGCGGATTCATCGTGAATTTTGTGCTCGGAGGGATTACTGGGGTTGCCTTAGCGCAGGTGCCCTTTGATATTCATGTGCACGACACTTATTTCGTTGTTGCCCACTTCCATTACATCGTTTTTGGAGGCTCTGTATTTGTTATTTTTGCCTCGATTTATCACTGGTATCCAAAGTTCACTGGACGCATGCTGAATGAAGACTTGGGCCGCTTCCACTGTGCACTCACGTTCATCGGCTTCAACTTTTGCTTTGGACCACAGCACTGGCTTGGGCTCAATGGAATGCCAAGACGGGTTGCGGAATACGACCCCCAGTTCACCTTGATCAATCAGATCAGCTCGGTGGGTGCCTTGCTCATGGCCATCAGCACCCTGCCTTTCCTTTGGAACGTGATTCACAGTGCCTTTTATGGAAAAGTCGCTGGAGACAATCCATGGAATGCACTAACGCCGGAATGGCTAACCAGTTCCCCTCCTCCGGTGGAGAACTGGGTGGGTGAGGCACCTCTTGTGACAGAGCCCTATGCCTATGGCGTCCCCATCGATGAAATCGACTTGTCCGCCACGAGCGGTCGTGATCTCTGGAGCAGCGGCAAATGA
- a CDS encoding ABC transporter substrate-binding protein: MTMPFDPTSGIRRRHLLRMIGGAGLISLAGCRAGGVKHQFLAPAGVLPKTWTMELPDPWQLTSAKALEQWTQGDAAQADLLACTDGWLDTLSAVALQPIEAAALSNQLDPLAQQFLKMQGPLASQVLPVGVSPWVLLVRSNPVVDAIKKLGWQMLLDPQLKGKIVFPASPRVVIDLADRLEQPDALQRLRRQALTFDDRQAVNWLLKGVAKVVVLPLQRCLSLLRRDPRMEVILPNQGAPLHWTVLIRPQDTKEPLPQAWVELAWREPMRRRLLQEGWRAPLATAVLDADRSQLPERWRSLVLPPDDLWSKCWSLPPLSPEQRISLAERWRASAP; this comes from the coding sequence ATGACGATGCCTTTCGATCCGACTAGCGGAATTCGTCGACGTCATCTCCTAAGGATGATCGGTGGAGCTGGTTTGATCAGCTTGGCTGGGTGTCGTGCTGGCGGTGTGAAGCACCAGTTTTTAGCTCCCGCTGGCGTCCTACCCAAAACTTGGACGATGGAGTTGCCCGACCCCTGGCAGCTCACATCTGCCAAGGCCCTGGAGCAGTGGACCCAGGGGGATGCGGCTCAGGCAGATTTGTTGGCCTGCACCGATGGATGGCTCGACACCCTTTCCGCTGTTGCTTTGCAGCCGATTGAGGCTGCTGCACTTAGCAACCAGCTCGATCCGTTGGCGCAGCAATTTTTGAAAATGCAGGGTCCGTTGGCGTCCCAGGTGCTTCCTGTTGGTGTGAGTCCTTGGGTTCTGCTCGTTCGGTCGAACCCCGTCGTTGATGCGATTAAAAAGTTGGGGTGGCAGATGCTGCTCGACCCTCAACTGAAGGGCAAAATTGTGTTTCCTGCCAGCCCGAGGGTGGTGATCGATCTGGCCGATCGTCTTGAACAGCCGGATGCATTGCAGCGTTTGCGGCGTCAAGCGCTCACTTTTGATGATCGTCAGGCGGTGAATTGGTTGCTGAAGGGAGTAGCCAAAGTGGTGGTTTTGCCGTTGCAACGCTGCTTGTCTTTGTTGAGGCGAGATCCCCGAATGGAGGTGATCCTTCCGAATCAGGGTGCACCGTTGCACTGGACTGTCCTCATCAGGCCTCAGGACACCAAGGAGCCTCTCCCTCAAGCATGGGTGGAGCTGGCATGGCGTGAACCCATGCGCCGGCGACTTCTCCAAGAGGGTTGGCGGGCTCCTCTGGCAACGGCAGTTCTTGATGCTGATCGTTCACAGCTCCCAGAACGTTGGCGGTCCTTGGTGCTTCCACCGGATGACCTTTGGAGCAAATGTTGGTCGCTTCCACCGCTTAGCCCTGAGCAGCGCATCAGCTTGGCGGAACGTTGGCGGGCGTCAGCTCCATAA
- a CDS encoding bifunctional nuclease family protein, whose protein sequence is MVEMSVAGIALDAASRSPIVLLRDPSGRRQVPIWIDQAQAHNIMEGLQDTHPARPLSHDLMAALLVAGGLELDRVIVHAIEDSTFHAVLKLRPDLDEDEVDDEDDMDFIEIDSRPSDAIALAVRTGSGIWMLEEVVAEASIPVDAEADAEDQSAFSRFVDELSPAALVRHLNKRGDMDEPSTDTNTPPSP, encoded by the coding sequence ATGGTTGAGATGAGCGTCGCTGGTATCGCTCTCGATGCCGCTAGTCGAAGCCCCATCGTTCTGCTCCGTGATCCAAGTGGACGGCGGCAGGTACCGATTTGGATCGATCAAGCACAAGCTCACAACATCATGGAGGGCCTCCAAGACACGCATCCTGCTCGCCCCCTGAGCCATGACCTCATGGCAGCCCTGTTGGTTGCAGGAGGCCTGGAATTAGATCGGGTCATCGTGCACGCCATTGAAGACAGCACCTTTCATGCGGTGCTCAAACTTCGACCCGACTTGGACGAGGACGAAGTCGATGACGAAGACGACATGGACTTCATCGAAATCGATTCCAGACCCAGCGACGCCATTGCTCTTGCCGTGCGGACCGGGAGTGGTATTTGGATGCTGGAAGAGGTGGTCGCGGAAGCATCAATCCCAGTTGACGCTGAAGCCGATGCCGAAGACCAAAGCGCTTTCAGCCGATTTGTCGATGAACTCAGCCCTGCGGCCCTTGTTCGTCATTTGAACAAACGAGGTGATATGGATGAACCCTCCACAGACACCAACACTCCGCCGAGCCCGTGA
- a CDS encoding heme A synthase: MTTLSLPIVRRRLTQLSAHLVVAVVALVVIGGATRVMEAGLACPDWPLCYGTLLPGKQMNAQVFLEWFHRLDAFIVGMALLVQAIVSVVWRRLLPRWMPWLSLALVGMVALQGGLGALTVLQLLPSGIVTAHLVLALTLVALLSGLTQRLQQSVGVSAPLWWRGLSLLALVAVIGQSLLGARMATTWSAQRCLSGGGACQWVSLHRTTAMPVAGVVLVFVVVALLAGGWARRQWPLLAFVSALVLGQVALGITTFRLGLSQPYVTISHQLLAALLVAVLAALAARCPDQPPVHSPVVVDGTTLETCHG, encoded by the coding sequence ATGACAACTCTTTCTCTACCAATTGTTCGACGACGCTTGACTCAACTGTCGGCCCACCTGGTTGTGGCCGTTGTTGCACTCGTCGTCATCGGTGGGGCGACCCGGGTCATGGAAGCCGGTTTGGCATGCCCTGACTGGCCTCTCTGTTACGGAACGCTTTTGCCTGGCAAGCAAATGAATGCTCAGGTTTTTCTTGAGTGGTTCCACCGGCTTGACGCTTTCATCGTGGGCATGGCTCTGCTTGTTCAGGCCATCGTTTCCGTTGTTTGGAGACGGCTTCTTCCTCGCTGGATGCCTTGGTTGAGTCTGGCTTTAGTGGGGATGGTGGCTCTGCAGGGAGGCCTGGGTGCTCTCACCGTGCTCCAACTGCTTCCGTCCGGAATTGTCACGGCTCATTTGGTCTTGGCACTCACCTTGGTGGCCCTCCTCAGCGGCTTAACCCAGCGGCTACAGCAATCAGTTGGCGTATCGGCTCCGCTTTGGTGGCGTGGCCTGTCGCTGCTCGCCCTGGTCGCGGTGATTGGCCAAAGCTTGCTCGGTGCCCGGATGGCCACCACTTGGTCTGCCCAACGTTGCCTAAGCGGCGGTGGGGCCTGCCAATGGGTCTCGCTGCATCGCACAACCGCCATGCCCGTTGCGGGCGTGGTGCTCGTGTTTGTGGTTGTGGCCCTGCTGGCTGGTGGCTGGGCCCGTCGGCAGTGGCCCCTTCTGGCTTTTGTTTCCGCTCTTGTTCTCGGACAAGTCGCCCTTGGCATCACCACATTCCGTTTGGGCTTGTCCCAGCCCTACGTCACGATTTCCCACCAACTTTTGGCGGCCCTGCTGGTGGCCGTCCTTGCGGCCCTTGCCGCTCGATGTCCCGATCAACCCCCTGTCCATTCTCCCGTCGTTGTTGACGGAACCACCCTGGAGACCTGTCATGGCTGA
- a CDS encoding cytochrome c oxidase subunit 3: MTSTLPVQPDSADSANSSETHGHAVEEHGDFRMFGLATFLVADAMTFAGFFAAYLTFKAVNPLPEGAIFELELPLPILNTVLLLVSSATFHKAGQAIRNSDHARCRRWLLITASLGIAFLISQMVEYFTLPFGLTDNLFASTFFAATGFHGLHVTLGAVMTLIVWWQARENGGRVTAENHFPLEAAELYWHFVDGIWVVLFVILYLL; the protein is encoded by the coding sequence ATGACCAGCACCCTTCCCGTCCAACCCGACAGCGCTGATAGCGCTAACAGCTCAGAAACCCACGGCCATGCCGTTGAAGAACATGGAGACTTCCGGATGTTCGGGTTAGCCACATTCCTCGTGGCTGACGCGATGACATTCGCCGGTTTCTTTGCGGCCTATCTCACCTTTAAAGCGGTGAATCCCTTACCGGAAGGCGCGATTTTTGAGCTTGAACTTCCCCTACCCATCCTCAACACGGTGTTGCTGCTTGTGAGCAGCGCCACTTTTCACAAGGCGGGGCAAGCGATACGTAACAGTGACCATGCACGATGTCGTCGCTGGCTGCTGATCACTGCATCGTTGGGGATCGCCTTTCTGATCAGTCAGATGGTGGAGTATTTCACGCTCCCATTTGGACTCACCGACAACCTTTTTGCCAGCACCTTTTTCGCAGCGACAGGTTTTCACGGACTACACGTCACCCTTGGAGCCGTGATGACTCTGATCGTGTGGTGGCAAGCCCGCGAAAACGGTGGACGCGTCACCGCTGAAAATCATTTCCCCCTCGAAGCGGCAGAGCTGTATTGGCATTTTGTTGACGGCATTTGGGTTGTTCTTTTTGTGATTCTTTATTTGCTCTGA
- a CDS encoding aldo/keto reductase — protein MKRRSFGTGRPVSLFTLGTMRAIGSVDQMASVLEAAAKIGINHLETAPAYGPAEQFLGEALQHSSTLPEGGWVTTSKLLPGSSLVEGQHQLDAILHRLGLNTLDNLAVHGINRQEHLEWALSGEGAQLMEWALSSGRVTQLGFSSHGTNALIEQALRSQRFDFCSLHLHLFDPQRLPLAHWALENGIGVMAISPADKGGRLQAPSPTLKDDCRPIDPLVLAYRFLLAQGVSTLTLGAAFSDDLTTAAHLAQADGPLQQQETEVLHQLEQRHRERLGNDLCGQCRACLPCPNQVPIPNLLRLRNLTLGHDLIEYSQERYNLIGRAGHWWDTIDASACESCGECLPRCPHGLNIPKLLADTHTRLVAAPRRRLWS, from the coding sequence GTGAAACGGCGGTCCTTCGGAACTGGGCGGCCCGTCAGTTTGTTCACCCTTGGAACCATGCGGGCCATCGGTTCCGTGGACCAGATGGCCTCAGTTCTTGAAGCCGCGGCCAAGATCGGCATCAACCACCTAGAAACTGCCCCTGCCTATGGACCGGCAGAGCAGTTTCTGGGAGAAGCACTCCAACACTCTTCCACCCTTCCCGAAGGTGGATGGGTAACAACCAGCAAGCTCTTGCCGGGTTCAAGCCTTGTTGAAGGTCAGCACCAACTCGACGCAATCCTCCACCGGCTGGGCCTCAACACACTCGACAACCTCGCGGTTCACGGCATCAACCGACAGGAGCATTTGGAGTGGGCCCTGAGCGGTGAGGGTGCCCAACTCATGGAGTGGGCACTATCCAGCGGCCGCGTAACGCAGCTCGGTTTCAGCAGCCACGGAACGAATGCATTGATCGAACAGGCACTCCGAAGCCAGCGTTTCGACTTTTGCAGTCTCCACCTTCACCTTTTCGATCCTCAACGCTTACCACTGGCGCACTGGGCTTTGGAGAACGGGATTGGGGTCATGGCCATTTCTCCAGCCGATAAGGGGGGTCGGCTACAAGCACCGAGCCCAACGCTCAAAGACGATTGTCGCCCCATCGATCCGCTCGTCCTCGCCTATCGCTTCCTCCTTGCCCAGGGCGTATCGACGCTCACTCTCGGAGCCGCCTTCAGCGACGATCTCACCACCGCTGCTCATTTAGCCCAAGCGGATGGACCCCTCCAACAACAGGAAACCGAGGTGCTCCATCAACTGGAGCAGCGCCATCGAGAGCGCTTGGGCAACGATCTCTGCGGCCAGTGCCGTGCTTGCTTGCCATGCCCCAATCAAGTCCCGATTCCCAACCTCCTTAGGCTGCGCAATCTGACCCTTGGTCATGACTTAATCGAGTACAGCCAGGAGCGATACAACCTGATTGGTCGAGCCGGTCACTGGTGGGACACCATTGATGCCTCCGCTTGTGAAAGTTGTGGCGAGTGTTTGCCACGCTGCCCCCATGGGCTGAACATCCCCAAACTGCTAGCCGACACCCATACCCGACTGGTCGCGGCACCGCGCAGACGGTTATGGAGCTGA
- a CDS encoding heme o synthase, whose amino-acid sequence MAEVTATVSLTRADVVPSRKRVKLPAWLEVAKPRLIPLLLATTLGGMALTEGWPLSSPRLICTLGGGALASAAAGVLNCLWEQDLDGRMNRTSGRALPSGRLSPTTAFIGAIACTLVAAMLLVSGVNCLAAGLSLLGLCSYVLLYTALLKPRTTQNIVVGGVAGAIPPLVGAAAATGHIGLGGWWLFALVMVWTPAHFWALALLLREDYRAVGIPMLPVVKGPVVTARAISRYGWATVLLSGFGILALPTGGLFYGLMLLPYNNRLLQLVHRLAADPDSLTNAKGLFRWSILYLFGICLLLILSRSALAAHLDQQMIALMMQMGVG is encoded by the coding sequence ATGGCTGAAGTCACCGCGACTGTTTCTCTGACCCGGGCGGATGTTGTTCCGTCCCGCAAGCGCGTCAAATTGCCGGCTTGGCTTGAGGTCGCCAAACCGCGACTCATTCCACTGCTGTTGGCGACCACCCTTGGTGGAATGGCCCTCACGGAGGGTTGGCCCCTCTCCTCTCCACGATTGATCTGCACCCTCGGTGGAGGGGCGTTGGCTTCAGCTGCGGCGGGTGTGCTCAATTGTCTTTGGGAGCAGGACTTGGACGGTCGCATGAACCGCACAAGTGGCCGCGCTCTCCCCTCCGGGAGGCTGTCCCCAACCACCGCATTTATAGGTGCCATTGCTTGCACATTGGTGGCGGCCATGCTGTTGGTCAGTGGTGTGAATTGTCTGGCCGCGGGCCTCTCGTTATTGGGTTTGTGCAGTTACGTGCTGCTCTACACCGCGCTGCTCAAGCCGCGCACCACCCAGAACATCGTGGTTGGTGGTGTCGCTGGTGCGATTCCTCCTTTGGTTGGAGCTGCAGCGGCCACGGGACATATCGGTTTGGGGGGATGGTGGTTGTTCGCGTTGGTGATGGTGTGGACTCCGGCTCACTTTTGGGCCTTGGCCCTGTTGCTTCGTGAGGATTACCGCGCCGTCGGCATCCCGATGTTGCCTGTGGTGAAAGGACCGGTTGTCACCGCACGGGCCATCAGCCGCTACGGGTGGGCAACGGTGTTGCTCAGTGGATTCGGAATTTTGGCGCTGCCAACGGGTGGCTTGTTCTATGGCTTGATGTTGCTGCCTTACAACAACCGATTGCTGCAACTCGTGCATCGCCTTGCTGCTGATCCCGACAGCCTCACAAATGCCAAAGGTCTTTTTCGCTGGTCGATTCTCTATTTATTCGGCATCTGTCTTCTTTTGATCTTGAGTCGTTCAGCTTTGGCGGCTCACCTGGATCAGCAGATGATTGCCTTGATGATGCAGATGGGTGTTGGCTGA
- the coxB gene encoding cytochrome c oxidase subunit II — translation MQIPSAILTLVLGMALVLGGLWIGQTINLLPIDASINAPIYDELFKVLFTIGIILFVGITGLLIFSLIRFRRRSDQIGDGVAIEGNLPLEIFWTAVPAIVVLFVGLYSYDIYDRMGGMVPLAHDHMGGMHEERIWGGISSGSVGSEMVPDVLPIEVTAMQFAFLFHYPDGDITAGELHVPADRPVTLRMESKDVIHAFWVPEFRLKQDIIPGQPTQLSFTATRPGRYPIVCAELCGPYHGGMRSTVVVDEADEWQTWFSNNAKPSPPTDTTVANT, via the coding sequence GTGCAGATCCCGTCCGCCATTCTCACGCTTGTGCTCGGGATGGCCTTAGTCCTTGGGGGACTGTGGATCGGACAAACGATCAATCTTCTGCCAATCGACGCCAGTATCAACGCTCCGATTTACGACGAACTTTTCAAGGTTCTGTTCACAATTGGAATCATTCTGTTCGTTGGCATCACAGGTCTCTTGATTTTTAGCTTGATTCGTTTTCGACGACGAAGCGATCAAATCGGTGATGGAGTTGCCATTGAGGGCAACCTTCCTCTTGAAATTTTTTGGACGGCTGTCCCTGCGATCGTCGTTCTCTTCGTAGGGCTCTACAGCTACGACATTTACGACCGGATGGGAGGCATGGTTCCTTTAGCCCATGACCACATGGGAGGCATGCATGAGGAAAGGATTTGGGGAGGCATCAGCTCAGGATCGGTTGGCTCAGAAATGGTCCCCGATGTCTTACCGATCGAAGTGACAGCGATGCAATTTGCCTTCTTATTCCACTATCCAGATGGAGATATCACCGCAGGCGAACTACATGTTCCTGCGGATCGTCCAGTCACGCTCCGGATGGAATCGAAGGATGTCATTCATGCCTTCTGGGTGCCTGAATTTCGCCTAAAGCAAGACATCATTCCTGGCCAACCAACACAATTGAGTTTCACCGCAACAAGACCGGGGCGTTACCCGATCGTTTGCGCAGAACTTTGCGGTCCGTACCACGGGGGCATGCGCTCCACCGTTGTGGTGGACGAAGCCGATGAATGGCAAACCTGGTTCAGCAATAACGCCAAACCGTCTCCTCCAACCGACACAACAGTCGCCAACACTTGA
- a CDS encoding nicotinate-nucleotide--dimethylbenzimidazole phosphoribosyltransferase, producing MPLLPLTHSEGRAWPEGCRRVGQQGDAAASITAMAPWLDQDMRPDVLLLLAATRTAEQEGISAAGATAAARRTTALADAELLLKGPSVAPSWPLPTLPAGVSPALLSHAVVARLGLQPRVAAVGLMRQPDFDHVRLESPDLGPADCLSSGAAMPLERVNHLWRQGEQLGASLQRPIVLAECVPGGTTTAQAVLTALGFEVGDLISGSARQPPHRLKSALVAQGLQKAGLIKGCGAQAVLAAVGDPFQVVAAGLLVGAARSQQPLLLGGGSQMLAVLALALHALPKAAGASLLRQVLVGTTAWLANEGASAGMASPMDRLVDSIGERFGASLAVFASGVHFHASAHQALRDYELGYVKEGVGAGALLLLAQLKGVSRRGLVDDCDQAMDQLLGRPVTSIS from the coding sequence ATGCCCTTGTTGCCCTTGACCCACTCTGAAGGGCGGGCATGGCCCGAAGGGTGCCGGCGTGTTGGTCAGCAGGGTGATGCCGCTGCTTCAATCACCGCAATGGCGCCCTGGCTGGATCAGGACATGCGTCCTGATGTGTTGCTGTTGTTGGCTGCAACGCGAACGGCAGAACAGGAGGGTATTTCTGCGGCAGGTGCGACCGCTGCCGCACGCCGGACGACGGCTTTGGCCGATGCCGAGTTGTTGTTGAAGGGTCCATCGGTGGCCCCAAGTTGGCCTTTGCCGACGCTTCCAGCAGGTGTCTCCCCGGCCTTGCTGAGTCACGCTGTGGTTGCTCGTTTGGGCTTACAACCTCGTGTGGCTGCCGTGGGGTTGATGCGCCAGCCAGATTTCGACCATGTTCGACTCGAATCTCCAGACCTCGGACCGGCTGACTGCTTGTCGTCTGGTGCTGCGATGCCACTGGAGAGAGTGAATCATCTTTGGCGGCAAGGAGAACAACTGGGAGCGAGTCTGCAGCGGCCAATTGTTTTAGCTGAATGTGTCCCAGGGGGAACCACCACCGCCCAGGCCGTTCTCACCGCTTTGGGGTTTGAGGTGGGCGACTTAATCAGCGGCAGTGCTCGCCAACCGCCCCATCGCCTGAAATCCGCGTTGGTCGCCCAGGGATTGCAGAAAGCGGGTCTTATCAAAGGCTGCGGTGCACAAGCTGTGTTGGCGGCGGTTGGCGATCCGTTTCAGGTGGTGGCTGCGGGCTTATTAGTTGGCGCTGCTCGATCGCAGCAACCGCTGCTGTTGGGGGGCGGCAGTCAAATGTTGGCCGTTTTGGCGTTGGCCTTGCATGCGCTGCCAAAAGCGGCTGGCGCATCGTTGCTGCGTCAGGTTCTTGTTGGCACAACAGCTTGGCTTGCTAATGAAGGGGCTAGCGCCGGTATGGCTTCCCCAATGGATCGACTCGTCGATTCCATCGGTGAACGGTTTGGTGCATCGCTTGCCGTATTCGCCTCAGGTGTGCATTTCCATGCCAGTGCCCATCAGGCCCTGCGTGACTATGAGCTGGGATATGTAAAAGAAGGGGTTGGGGCTGGTGCGTTGTTGCTCCTGGCTCAGCTGAAGGGGGTGAGTCGGCGTGGGTTGGTGGATGACTGCGACCAAGCGATGGACCAACTCTTGGGTCGACCCGTAACGTCGATTTCATGA